The following coding sequences are from one Molothrus aeneus isolate 106 chromosome 23, BPBGC_Maene_1.0, whole genome shotgun sequence window:
- the GRHL3 gene encoding grainyhead-like protein 3 homolog, producing MSNELDFRSVRLMKNDTMNFQKFPYTSEDEAWKTYLENPLTAATKAMMRVNGDDDSVAALSLLYDYYMVPKEKRILPAGMMARNDLAKRHCHGMDYEPELPSFDGSAHLMKLLSENVSMSQEFCEPPKKNGLSLEGVPAPHKAALLPPGTSKLEAPPDNFLVAPGDVYDSSSLNSLFESLPMAPAQQRWQPDSTFKEDPQETLLFSDILKPQPEPPCPESYPTDGVKSDFEYTLGSPKAIHIKSGDSPMAYLNKGQFYPITLRTAGDSKCLHLSSNKVKSVVMIVFDNEKIPTEQLKFWKHWHSRQPTAKQRVIDVADCKENFNTVQNIEELAYNALSFVWNVHEEAKVFIGVNCLSTDFSSQKGVKGVPLNLQIDTYDCGSGSSQLVHRAVCQIKIFCDKGAERKMRDDERKQFRRKGKCLDSNNNGLKGCLLSGFRGNEITFLRPESDLETQPVLFIPNVHFSAPQRCGSVLPPAVPNSANRLPLKRSGASFADDFEPVPPKHSKDEDPQRVLLYVRRESEEVFDALMLKTPDLQGLRTAISEKYGLPEESIYKVYKKCKRGILVNMDNNIIQHYSNHMAFLLDMVEAENKFQIILKEL from the exons ATGTCCAATGAGCTGGA TTTCAGATCCGTGCGCCTGATGAAGAATGACACCATGAACTTCCAGAAATTCCCCTACACCAGCGAGGATGAGGCCTGGAAAACCTACCTGGAGAACCCCCTGACTGCAGCCACCAAGGCCATGATGAGGGTGAACGGGGACGACGACAGCGTGGCCGCCCTCAGCCTCCTCTACGACTACTACATG gtgcccAAGGAGAAGAGGATTCTGCCAGCTGGGATGATGGCACGCAATGACCTGGCAAAGAG GCACTGCCACGGCATGGATTatgagcctgagctgccctccTTCGATGGCTCTGCCCATCTCATGAAGCTGCTGTCAGAAAACGTCTCCATGAGCCAGGAGTTCTGCGAGCCCCCCAAGAAGAATGGCCTGAGTCTcgagggtgtccctgcccctcacaaggcagccctgctccccccaggCACCAGCAAGCTGGAAGCCCCCCCAGACAACTTCCTGGTGGCCCCTGGGGACGTGTatgacagcagctccctgaaCTCCCTGTTTGAGAGCCTGCCCATGGCCCCGGCACAGCAGCGCTGGCAGCCCGACAGCACCTTCAAGGAGGACCCCCAGGAG ACGCTGCTCTTCAGTGACATCCTCAAACCCCAGCCAGAGCCACCCTGCCCCGAGAGTTACCCCACAGATGGAGTGAAGAG TGACTTTGAATACACGCTGGGGTCACCCAAAGCCATTCACATCAAATCTGGGGACTCTCCCATGGCCTACCTCAACAAAGGACAGTTCTACCCCATCACACTGCGGACAGCTGGAGACAGCAAATGTTTGCACTTGTCCTCAAATAAAGTGAAG AGCGTGGTGATGATCGTGTTTGACAATGAGAAGATCCCCACGGAGCAGCTGAAGTTCTGGAAGCACTGGCACTCGCGGCAGCCCACGGCCAAGCAGAGAGTCATCGACGTGG CTGACTGCAAGGAGAACTTCAACACGGTGCAGAACATCGAGGAGCTGGCCTACAACGCCCTGTCCTTCGTGTGGAACGTCCACGAGGAAGCCAAG GTGTTCATTGGGGTGAACTGCCTGAGCACAGACTTCTCCTCGCAGAAGGGGGTGAAGGGGGTGCCCCTGAACCTGCAGATCGACACCTACGactgtggcagtggcagcagccagctggtgcacagggctgtgtgccagATCAAGATCTTCTGTGACAAG ggagcagagaggaaaatgagggATGATGAAAGGAAACAGttcagaaggaaaggaaagtgcCTGGACTCCAACAACAATG GTCTGAAAGGCTGTTTGCTCTCTGGCTTCAGAGGGAACGAGATCACCTTCCTGCGGCCCGAGAGCGACCTGGAGACGCAGCCCGTGCTCTTCATCCCCAACGTGCATTTCTCCGCCCCCCAGAGGTGTGGCTCG gtgctccctcctgctgttCCCAACTCTGCAAACAG gctgcccctcAAGCGGAGCGGGGCCTCCTTCGCCGACGACTTCGAGCCGGTGCCCCCAAAGCACAGCAAGGACGAAGATCCCCAGAGAG tgctgctctacGTGCGCAGGGAGTCCGAGGAGGTGTTTGATGCTCTCATGTTGAAGACCCCGGATCTGCAGGGCCTCAGGACAGCT atttcagaaaaatatgggCTTCCTGAAGAAAGCATTTATAAAGTCTACAAAAAGTGCAAAAGAGG GATCCTGGTGAACATGGACAACAACATCATCCAGCACTACAGCAACCACATGGCCTTTCTGCTGGACATGGTAGAGGCAGAGAACAAGTTCCAGATCATCCTCAAAGAGCTCTaa